One region of Neisseria mucosa genomic DNA includes:
- a CDS encoding protein-export chaperone SecB gives MSEELQPVFSIERLFVKDLSLEVPNAPQIFLEQGEPEVDMRVSTNSEKLEDGYYNVDVTVTVTAKLNAERTMFLNEVTQSGIFRLENIPEEDVQLLLGVACPNILFPYAREAISTSVTRAGFPPVLLAPINFEAMYQQQQEGNA, from the coding sequence ATGAGCGAAGAATTGCAACCCGTATTCAGCATCGAACGCCTGTTCGTCAAAGACCTGTCTTTGGAAGTGCCCAATGCCCCCCAAATCTTCTTGGAACAAGGCGAGCCTGAAGTCGATATGCGCGTTTCCACCAACAGCGAGAAGCTGGAAGACGGCTACTACAACGTTGACGTAACCGTTACCGTAACCGCCAAACTCAACGCCGAACGCACCATGTTCCTAAACGAAGTAACCCAAAGCGGCATCTTCCGTCTGGAAAACATCCCTGAAGAAGACGTTCAACTGCTCTTAGGCGTAGCCTGCCCGAACATCCTCTTCCCTTACGCACGCGAAGCCATTTCCACCAGCGTAACCCGCGCCGGCTTCCCGCCCGTACTGCTTGCTCCGATCAACTTCGAAGCTATGTACCAGCAACAACAAGAAGGCAACGCATAA